In the Acidobacteriota bacterium genome, GGCGCCCCGATGAATGAAGATAGCACACAGTTCATTCGCAGACGGTGGCCAGATAATAGCAACAGTACAGGTGTAATGTTGCCTTCAAAGTTACTTTCGAGTTATTTCCCAAGGTATTTTTCGAAAACTAAAGTGCGTTTTCCGTGCAAATGTTGTCATCGTGATTCATTGGCTTCGATGATCTGATTGTGAGCCGTCTCAGCCGCCAGCACAACCGACACAGTAGTCACCGCCGCCATTCCCACTACAAACAATGCAATCGGCCACGAAGCGCCGTACTTTCGCAACAGCCCTGTCGCAATCAAGGGCGATAAGCCACCAGCCAGCACCGACGAAAGTTGATAGCCCAGCGAAGCGCCGCTGTAACGGACGCGCGTGCCGAAGGGGTCGGCGAAGAAGCTGGCTTGCGGGCCGTACATAGCTGCGTGACCGAGCACCAAGGCGGCTACGATTCCCAGCGTCATCAAGCCTGCGCTCGATGACTCGACCAGCCAGAAAAACGGGAAAGCGAACAGGCCGGTGAAAATGGCTCCGAACAAATAGACAGGTCTTCGCCCGAAACGATCGGAAAGGTGGCCGTAGGTTGGCATGGCGAAAATTTCGATCACGGCGGCCAGTGATTCGGGTCAAACTTCTCGACGAGTTGAAGTTCAGTCATACAGCAACCTCACTCCGCCGCTTATCCTGACCCTCCTTTCGCATACTCGGTTCATCCTTTCCGAGTGCCGCTACACGGCATAAACAACTCCTAAAAAAATAGAGTCCCCTCTTGCGCAATCAATCGGTTGCACGTAAACTGCAACCGATTGATTGCTTAATTACGAATTGCTGTGCCTGCCGCTGAAAATTAAAGACAGCGACGGCAGGCCAGTGTGCATCGGTACGATGGCGTTGCTAGATTCCTATCAAAAATGAGAAGAGACATTTTTCAGGCAATTGCAGACCCGACAAGAAGGGCAATCATAAGTCTCATTGCTTTACAGGCAATGACACCAAATGCTCTAGCCGAAAATTTCCATACCACCCGGCAAGCTGTTTCCAAACACCTGCGCATTTTGACCGAGTGCGAGTTGGTAAAACTGGAATACAAAGGACGGGAAATTTACTACTCACTTGAGGTAGACAAAATGAAGGAGATTGACGAATGGCTGGAACAATTCAGAAAGGTCTGGGAAACCCGGTTTAGCCAACTTGAGGACCTATTATCAACAATGAAAAACCAGAGAAAGGAAAAATAAGATGCAAATGGATTTTATTGTTAACAAGCAGACGAAGACGGTTTTGTTAAGCGCGGAATTTGCAGCCGAACTTGCGTTGGTTTGGGATGCCTATACAAAACCGGAGCTTCTTGACCAGTGGTGGGCGCCAAAACCCATGACATCACGAACAAAAGTTATGGACTTCAAAGTCGGAGGCCGGAGATTTTATGCAATGGTAAGCCCGGAAGGGCAAGAGCTTGGTTGGGCAGTTCAGAAATATACTTCCATCACTCCGAAAACCAACTTCAAGTTCTTTAATGCCTTTGCGGACAAAGATGAAAACCTCGAACTGCCAGGGTCTGATTGGGATTTGAATTTCAGCGAGCAGGACGGCACGACAAAGGTCAGCATTTCTATTTTCAACGAGTCTCTTGAACGCTTAGAGAGGCTGATTGAATTCGGCTTCCGCGAAGGGGCAATGGCGCAAATGAAAAATCTGGAAGAACTGTTGGAAACTTTATCGAGAGCAAAAGAAGAAAAAATAGCGTGAGAAAAATAATTGCGTGCGAATTTATGAGTTCAACACAATGACCAATTGGAGTCCAAATATGAATACAACAACTTTTGTCCTGGCGATGCTTCTGATGACGCCTCTGTCGGTTGTCGTATCGGGTCAGCAAAAACCAACTACGGGCTACGCACCGGTCAACGGGCTCAAAATATACTACGAAATTCACGGGAGCGGCGAACCGGTGGTGCTGCTCCACGGCGCGTTCATGACGATCACCAACAACTGGAACGGGTGGATCGAGGAACTCGCCAAAACGCGGAAGGTGATTGCCATCGAAATGCAGGGCCACGGCCGCACGGCGGACATCGCGCGCGACATGACCTCCGAAAACCTCGCTGACGATGTGGCGGCCCTGCTTGGCTACCTCAAGATTCCACGGGCGGACCTCATCGGCTACAGCATGGGCGGCGGCGTGGCGATGCAGTGTGCGGTCCGCCACCCGGACAAGGTGCGCAAAGTCGTCGTCATTTCGTCCCCGTTCCGCCGCGACGGCGTAGTCAAGGAAGGGGCCGACGCGCTAAAGAATCTCTCGCCGGAACTCTTCATTGGCTCGCCTCTCGAAGTTGATTACAAGAAGCTGAGCCCGACGCCGAACGACTTTCCGAAGTTCGTCAAGCATATGGTCGCCTCGATGTCTCAAGAGCACGACCTGGACGCCGACAAGCTGAAGGCCGCCCCGGCGCCCATGTTCTTCATCTTCGGCGACGCCGACGGCATCCGGCTCGATCACGTCGCGGAGATGTTCCGGCTGAAGGGCGGCGAGGTCCACGGCGACATGCGGCCGCGCTCGGCATCGAGATTGGCCATACTGCCCAACACAACACACGTCACACTGATGGAGCGCATGCCCGTCATCGTCCCGATGGTAAACGACTTTCTCGATGCGAAGCCCCAATAGCCGTAGATATACGTGCAATAACTTCACTACGAAAAGCACGAACCGCTAACAATGCGACAGAATAGTTATTCAGTTGCATTGACGGGCTTTGCTTTTGCCCGATTGCCTGTCTTTCTTGAGTTTTCCGCCAAGCCTGGCACTCAATTCTCAGACTGTAGTGTTGAATTCGCTGCCGTCTCAATGACAACACTTCAGATGTAATGTTGTCATCTGAGACACCTTTCGAGTTATTTCCCAAGGTATTTTTCCAAAACGGAAGCGTGTTTTACATGCAACTGTTGTCATCGTGATTCTTTGGCTTCGGTGATCTGGTGATGAGCCGTTTCAACCGCCAACAAAACTGATACCGTGGTCACCACCGCCATTCCCACCACAAACAATGCAATCGGCCACGAAGCGCCGTACTTCCGCAACAGCCCTGTTGCAATTAACGGTGATAAGCCGCCAGCCAGCACCGAAGACAGTTGATAGCCCAGCGAAGCGCCGCTGTAGCGGACACGTGTGCCGAAGAGTTCGGCGAAAAAGCTGGCTTGGGGGCCGTACATGGCTGCGTGGCCGAGCACCAAGGCGACGACGATTCCCAGCGTCATCAAACCTGCGTTCGAGGTTTCGACCAGCCAGAAAAATGGGAAGGCGAACAGCCCCGTGAAAATGGCTCCGAACAGATACACGGGTCTTCGCCCGAAGCGGTCGGACAAGTGGCCGTACGTCGGCATGGCGAAAATTTCGATCACGGCGGCGAGAGAGATTGCGCCGAGCACGCGCGAACTGGAAAAGCCTATGCGCGGCAGCGTGGCGTAGGTCAGGATGAACACGGTGTAAAGGTAAAACGCGCCGTTTTCGACCAGCCGAGCACCCATCGCTAAAAACACGTTTCCGGGATGATGGCGCAACGCATCCAGGATCGGAGCCTTGGAAGCTTCGCCGCTTCGTTTGACGTTCACAAAGGCGGGCGGTTCAGGAATGGCCATTCGGATGTACAGCCCTACGGCAACTAACAGGATGCTCAACAAAAACGCCATTCGCCATCCCCACGAAAGCAAATCCTCCGGCGACAGTTTGGAAATCACTGCAAACATGCCGGTCGAAAGCAGCAAACCGACAGGCACGCCGACTTGCGGCCAGCTTCCATAAAAGCCTCGGCGGCCTTCCGGAGAATGTTCGACGGCCATCAAGACGGCTCCGCCCCATTCGCCGCCAACCGCGAAGCCTTGGGCCAGGCGCATGACGACGAGCAGCACAGGCGCCCAGATGCCGACTTGATGATAGGTCGGCAGCAAACCGATCAGCGCCGTGGTTACGCCCATCAACAGCAACGTGAAAATCAGCATGGATTTTCGTCCGATGCGGTCGCCGAAATGGCCGCAAACGATGCCGCCAATAGGCCGAGCGGCAAAGCCGACGGCGTAGGTTCCGAACGAAGCCAGCGTGGCTGTCAACGGATCGTAGTTCGGAAAAAACAGACGCCCAAAAATCAGCGCGCTGGCCGTGCCGTACAGAAAGAAGTCGTACCATTCGATGGTTGTGCCGACGAAACTGGCGATGGCGACTTTATGAATGGACGCATTGGCGGACTCTGAAGTCTTCACGTTAAGTTCGGTCTCCTGTTCGAAAATTGATCGGCTTGGCTTTGCTCGGTACTGCTTGGATTTACTGTGGGAGGAACTCTAACGGTTTGCGGCGAATCTTCAAAACTGTGGCGGTCAAAATATCGCCCTGGAAACGAAAAAATGATTGATTGTCGCGGGATTGCCGCGCTTGACAGATTTCGGAATGCAATCACAGAATCCACAGTGCGTGGCGATTGGCGTCGCGACCAATTCACCGACGAAAACTTATCAAAGATGCAAACTCCGCCTCCCAACGAAATCACGCCTTTGTTGCTCCGCTGGAGCCAGGGGGATGAAATCGCCCTGAATCTGTTGTTGCCGATTGTTTATCAGGAACTGCATCGTCTGGCGCAAGGGTATTTGCGCCGCGAACGCATCGGTCATTCTTTGCAACCGACTGCGCTGATTAACGAAGCGTATCTGCGTCTGATCAAAAATGACGCACCGGAATGGCAAAGCCGCAGTCATTTTTTTGGCGTCGCCGCGCGGTTGATGCGCCAGATTCTGGTTGAACACGCGCGCACAAACGCTGCGGACAAACGAGGCGGCGGCGCGGTGGAATTGTCGCTGGATGACGCGCTGCTTTATCCCAGTGAAAAGGCTTCGGAATTGGTGGCGCTTGACGATGCGCTGATTGCATTGTCTGCCTTCGATGAACGCA is a window encoding:
- a CDS encoding SRPBCC domain-containing protein; this encodes MQMDFIVNKQTKTVLLSAEFAAELALVWDAYTKPELLDQWWAPKPMTSRTKVMDFKVGGRRFYAMVSPEGQELGWAVQKYTSITPKTNFKFFNAFADKDENLELPGSDWDLNFSEQDGTTKVSISIFNESLERLERLIEFGFREGAMAQMKNLEELLETLSRAKEEKIA
- a CDS encoding MHS family MFS transporter codes for the protein MKTSESANASIHKVAIASFVGTTIEWYDFFLYGTASALIFGRLFFPNYDPLTATLASFGTYAVGFAARPIGGIVCGHFGDRIGRKSMLIFTLLLMGVTTALIGLLPTYHQVGIWAPVLLVVMRLAQGFAVGGEWGGAVLMAVEHSPEGRRGFYGSWPQVGVPVGLLLSTGMFAVISKLSPEDLLSWGWRMAFLLSILLVAVGLYIRMAIPEPPAFVNVKRSGEASKAPILDALRHHPGNVFLAMGARLVENGAFYLYTVFILTYATLPRIGFSSSRVLGAISLAAVIEIFAMPTYGHLSDRFGRRPVYLFGAIFTGLFAFPFFWLVETSNAGLMTLGIVVALVLGHAAMYGPQASFFAELFGTRVRYSGASLGYQLSSVLAGGLSPLIATGLLRKYGASWPIALFVVGMAVVTTVSVLLAVETAHHQITEAKESR
- a CDS encoding sigma-70 family RNA polymerase sigma factor translates to MQTPPPNEITPLLLRWSQGDEIALNLLLPIVYQELHRLAQGYLRRERIGHSLQPTALINEAYLRLIKNDAPEWQSRSHFFGVAARLMRQILVEHARTNAADKRGGGAVELSLDDALLYPSEKASELVALDDALIALSAFDERKVRIIELRYFGGMSLEETAAALNLSIATIGHETRLAKAWLHREMNRT
- a CDS encoding alpha/beta hydrolase; translation: MTPLSVVVSGQQKPTTGYAPVNGLKIYYEIHGSGEPVVLLHGAFMTITNNWNGWIEELAKTRKVIAIEMQGHGRTADIARDMTSENLADDVAALLGYLKIPRADLIGYSMGGGVAMQCAVRHPDKVRKVVVISSPFRRDGVVKEGADALKNLSPELFIGSPLEVDYKKLSPTPNDFPKFVKHMVASMSQEHDLDADKLKAAPAPMFFIFGDADGIRLDHVAEMFRLKGGEVHGDMRPRSASRLAILPNTTHVTLMERMPVIVPMVNDFLDAKPQ
- a CDS encoding winged helix-turn-helix transcriptional regulator, coding for MRRDIFQAIADPTRRAIISLIALQAMTPNALAENFHTTRQAVSKHLRILTECELVKLEYKGREIYYSLEVDKMKEIDEWLEQFRKVWETRFSQLEDLLSTMKNQRKEK
- a CDS encoding MFS transporter codes for the protein MPTYGHLSDRFGRRPVYLFGAIFTGLFAFPFFWLVESSSAGLMTLGIVAALVLGHAAMYGPQASFFADPFGTRVRYSGASLGYQLSSVLAGGLSPLIATGLLRKYGASWPIALFVVGMAAVTTVSVVLAAETAHNQIIEANESR